The Populus alba chromosome 13, ASM523922v2, whole genome shotgun sequence genome contains the following window.
GCAAAAGCCTCTCGGTCTCGTCATCCTCTCCTTCCTCTGCTTCACTGAATGAAACCCCATCAGGAAATTCTGAATTCTCAGGACTCTTTTTCTTCCATTCTTTCTCTCCAAGACCCTCACTTTCTTGCTCCTCTTCCTCGAAAGATGCAGTCTTTTTGTTGCTGGTAATGCTGGTGGTGGTTGGTCTATGGATGCAATTAATGATCTTTAATCTCAAGTCTATGGCTTTGGCCAACACAGCTTCAATTCCCTCATCttccatttttgtttctctctagATGGGTTTTGTCGGCATTGCAAAAAGAAATGGACTTCGGAGTTTTGAGTGTTTGTATTGTGTTGTggaggtttttttaatttcaggggTTTTGTTGCTTCAGATTTCGGTAGCGCATATGATagtgtttgagattttaatagGGTTTGTATCATGACGGTGGTATatgttttatcttaaaaatatattaaaattatatatttttttttttttaaaatttatttttaatattaaaattattaaaaattttaatttgattaaaagaataataaaaataaataaataaataaaggcaaAAGCAAACATGCTTTTGACGGGAATCGGAAGCTGCCAAAAAACAGTGATGCGTTTGGGCCATTTTGTGctgtttaagagatttttttagtatttgtagTAGTAGATATTTTGGTGGGCAAAATCCTGCATGGAAAAAGTAACTCTTTagctttataaaattatattatcttttCTCTTAACCAACggttgttaatttattttccatgttaagttttttttttaataatcatcatTTGAAACTCagtataaattatgtttttgtaaaatttaaattttttttagaagaattattttttgtgtgtattttgaattattttgatatgttaattttaaaaattattttttaaaaaaagtatcatTTTGAAGCATTAtgacatgaaaaatactttaaaaaacaatcacaatcacatTCCGAATATACTTAAACTTTAAACGAACTATTTATACCTAAATAGATatattcaaggtttttttttaaccttcatTCAATTCAAACTcaacataatataaaaacaaaatttatttatatttgataaaaaaaaatcaacagataCATTGTGTTCTCACAAAACTTTAAcaatattatcaattatttatttaggtaatcttgattttattccaaaataaattatttccaaTTGAGTTTttcatctatatttatttatgaattccATTAAAATTATGCCTTTTTTTCACTGAACAAATCTATTTTGTAGGGAATTGATATTTTATGTTGAACAACTAAtagaacaaataattttttttttttttttgaaggataTGGAgcttgaaagaaaaggagagaaagaaagggtGTTGTGTGGCTAAGAGAAAAGGTGCCCCTGCAATTGGCCTGTGGTGCACCGTGCACATGTGACATGAGAGCAAGGTTTTTGTTctcattttgttgttatttaatttattttccaaaaaaaatcctttactgattttatttacattctttACAAGGGCAAGTCGTGGAGCAGTGCATTTGTAATTTTGACCAAGACTTTGGAGAATCGTACCCTCCTTCCTATATTTTCtgaattttgaaactttttcccttcattttagGGTGGGAGGCAACTTGTTCTCTGTCGGATAAAGCTAGCAGGTAACGTTATGTTATCTTTGaccttttctctctttgtatttttaatttggtcaaaaAAAGGACAGTTATTGAAGGTTGATGTTGGGTTTTCATAAATGCATACACacggaaaaaaacaataaatgtaaatttttcttatttttagtttcaataAATCCATTAGATGAGTCTATAACTTTCTGCTGCAACTGAAACTATACTTCATGGTTGTTTCCAGAACCGAGTTTGAGTTATAGCCTATAATTTTGTGTGGCATGTTACATGAAATAGTACAAACTTCATATTACAATCCACATCCCAAGAAAATCAACAGCAATCATTTTTCTTACTTTTAGTTTCAATAAATCCATTAGATGAGTCTAAAATTAGTGTAGGTTTGGTATCGTGatgcaatatatttttaaaaaatattttttactttaaaaattataaaaataatttttttcaggtttttttggttgacaccaacacattaaaataattaaaaaacaataaaaaaaacatcaatttaatttttttaaagacaaacatacttttaaaaaatatctaaaattaaaagttactGCACTTTCAAACTTCCAAACAAACTCTATTACAACCACGAAGATTGCAACCAACATATATCTCATTCCATTATACTTCCTCCAATAATTTAAGAGttaacatttaagaaaaaaaaaaataattataataaaacaaaataaaataaaataagcacgGATAGAGATGGTGAAATTGCCATTTGAAAAAGTATCAAgatacttgtaaaaaaaaaaaaaaaaaaccctctgcTGAGACATTCCTATTTCAAAATGGTACACAATATGGATAAATATTACACAAAGTAGAAACAACCATGCTATGAACTTTTGCTTCCTTTGCATCATGTAGATAAGAGAAGTGGAATGACAGACAGCCAAATCACAAGAATGCTGCTCTAAGAAGATTGCTGATCATACAAGCTCAAGCTATAGAGTATACTTTTTTCTGATCTGGCCTTCAGTTTGATGGATTCAAAGCTCATTATCTTCAGCccatttgatcatcattcttctTAGATAGACGCTTCAATTTGGTGTCTAAATCAACCTGGCACCACCTCGTGTGCCATAGATTTTAGTTATGAATACTCTGTCATTCCACATTATATATATTGCAGACATAAGTTGAAGAACAGCACTGCTTCTTAGCTCCAGCTCGCGGAATCCCACCCTTGCTGATGGAAATGAGATAGCTAGGCTAATTCCTTGGAAAGGAGATAGCGAAACGAGAAGTTGTGAGGAATCCACTCAATTTTCTTGCCAAATTTTCTGTACTGACACTCCTGGattcttttcttcaaataattGGGCAGTAAATGCTCTATCATTTCCACCAGACCAGCAGGGCAAAGCTCCAGATCCTTAGCAAAAGACTCTACAATCTTCGAGAGGAggagtttcttttctttatttacaaTGAATGTTGATTGGATGTATTCTTCCTTCGCAGCTTCCAGATCCTCATACACTCTCTTAGGAGTGTACGCTCTAACCTGAAGAATCGCAATTCATCACTTCAATAAGGAGCACATGAAGGTATGGAAAGCTATAGGAgacataatttttcatgtttgtgTTACTTTGCAACAAATCATTTTATCAAAGCTCTGATGTCTAAGCTCCGTAGAGATATAAAACTGTATTTTTTTGCACTGCAAGATATGAATAGTGGGAACATACTGCAGGATCAGAATAACTTCCTGCACAAAGTGCAAAATATAAGCGAGGTTCGGGATGATCTATAGAATAAGCTTTCCTTCCATCTCCATTCTTGAATTTTGTCTTCGTAGAAAATAGCTGTCGCAGCCACTGCATCCAGATAAAAGCAACTCAGGTCCAGTCAAAGATAACATTCCTTGAATATTCCAATCACAAATGGATTGGGACTTGCAAAGGAATTGAATTCAAAAGGGACAACAGGCTTGCTATAACCATCATTATTGAGGCAGCCTTGGTTAAAACTGAAACCAAATCGTGCTAGCAGGCAATGTTGCTAAAAGAAAGTTTCAGGGAAGCAGATTTACCGGTCCTGGACGGAGCAACCGACATCCCAGAATGGAATTCTGTATCATGTCTACACTAACTGTATGACCCCCAACGTTGTATGCTGCCTGAAACATACAACAGCTTTTAAATGATGCTATTCATGCTTGCTTCCTTGAAGATGATCAGAGAAGTTTTTCTCACCTTGAGTATTAAGGACATCCTTTTCATATTATTCTGTGGAATGCCATATACTAAATATGCCTGCAGGGCAACACAATGCAGTGGATTGCATTAGCTCAGAGACCAAAAGCAAAACCAGAAAAAGGAACAGGGTATAAATATTGACAATAACATAATTGGACCTTCAGAACCTTACATGCATCACAAGTGCGTTGTGAACATTGATCCAAAAAGCTAGCTTCTCATCATGTTTCATCTTTCTAGGATTAACCCTTTCTAGCCGACAGACAAGTGACCTGAAACAGGATTAAACCCTCATGGTATTAGACCATATGGTGAAAGTGCCCTTTATCAGCTATGGCCACTGGACTCACCTAAAATCTTGTAGCTTATGTTGAATATATCTCAGCTTTTGAGTATCTCTACAAATTCGTTGGACCTTGACCATTGAGCAGTATGGTCCACTGAATTCCTTGGAGGCTCCAACGTGGAAAGGGTTGTCAAGTGATGAATTGAAGGATGAATAGTTCCCATACTGTGGGCTCCATGTATCACCATGGCCTTGTGATGAAAACTCATTTGGTGATGAAGAGATTGAAATTTTGGAGGAAACACAATCAGGATTGATCAAAGGCGGGTCTGCAAGCTCACAAAATATGGTCGAGATTCTCCTGATCATCTCCTCGGAAAGCCAGTTCGGCGACTCTGGTACGTCATAGCGAATAGAGGTTCCAAGATAATCTGCTAGACTGATTGCATTTGCAGTATCATTCCGAGCTAGCTGAAAAGACAAGGACAGAGAACcgagaaatacaaaaaattactgTTCTTTACCAAAGTTCAGTTATTTAGGAACCTTGCTGGAATAATTGTTAGGAACAGTTCAATTCAATCAAGTTACCTCCAACATTGACAGTGGGAGAGAATGGCATGAGTCTACTGCTCTGGCTACTGATCGCGTTGTTGGAGAAGTTCCAATAGACCGCTGAGACATTGAGGAGTGACATCGATGAATGCTGGAATCTAGCAGTTTTTCCGGTCCCCGAGTGTCATTGCGTTCCTTGGTCAGTGAAGTAAGATGACTTGCATTATCAGCAGAATGGTCCTTATCCGACATTATATCATTCTCATTTCCAGCAACTGATGGAAACATTCCTTTATGTGTGTTTGAACTCATTATGAATCTCTCATGGTCCCTTTCATCTTTGTTTGGCAGAAATGAAACTTGTTTTTCGAATGTTTTTCTGTATAGGGAGAGAAGATATCGTTCCAAATACACCACTTCCAATTCCAAAACTGCAATTTCCTTAACCAGTTCCTTAGCAGGCTGCAATTTCAGTAAAATGAATGTCACATTGCTTTTAGAAGCAGCTAGGCAGAGCATTTAAATGAACAAGTAGTGATTATAGTGCATAGAagtaggtgtgtgtgtgtgtgtgtgtgtgtgtgtgtgtgtgtatacgcATTAGCAAAATGCAACTTATTATGGATTTACAACAAGAAATTTTACCTTGGGGATTGACTTATCTGTCATGATATCATGGGAAAAGGGCCTACAATTTAGTGCCTTCTCCAAGGCACGGCGTACCAGAACCTGGTCCTGCAATCGGTCTTGAAGATCTAGGATCTGCATAAGAGAGGAAACAACTTGCAGTAAGTGAAAAGCTTGTTGCATTCTAAATATCACAAATAACAAGGGCTCCTCTCTGTTTTCCCTTTTCATTCTCAGCTGTGGACATTTAAGTATGAATCAGTGAAGTGTTTTTCTTGTGCAATGGTGAATTCTGTAAAACAAAAGTCGACATGGCTTCCTCTACAGATTGACCAACCATATTTCCGGTATAAACTTGACATGCGTGACATAAAGCTAAGAGCAAAGCGTCTGAAGAGTAGTCCTTGGAAAGTAGCTAATTTTACAGGGGAGAAATAGACAGGGTTCCTGAGCAACTAACAATGCAATCCTAAAAGCTTTGTACATAGTTTACACGGTTGCGAGGGGTTTCGGTCAAGATAATCACCTCTTGCTTCAATGAACTTTGAGCCTCTGTGTTAGGAGATTGCCTCTTCTTGGCTTCAATGCCATCCTCACGCTGTCTCATTTTCTTCTgtgaaacaaaattaacaaccaaACAAAGTTAACCTTAACAGAAGCAGAAATACCTGTAAACTAACGGcagagaatttatttttaactatcaAGCGGTAAAAGGCTTACCGATTTAAGGTGACAAAACTCTTCAAAGATGTTGTTTGGTTCTTGTCTATCAGCAACAACTTTCGTTTGAAATGGATCACTGACAATGAAAAGAGCAGAAATGGTCAAGACAGATATCAAAAGACATCAATGAAGCAGAAGTTCTTCTGTTTTTCCCCTAAAACATGGTGCATCAGCAGCTCAACATGAAAAAACCTGAACGAGTGTGTGAGACTTGATGATCATTCCCtggctaaaaagaaaaatgcagtTCATGGTTTCTAAGATCACTTGCAGTAAGAGCCATACAATTAACAGTTGCTGGTATCTGTCGGACCAAAAATGTAGAAAGTATGGGCATGAAGCTGCACCAGTAGTATTATTAAGTGACAAGAAGTGAAGGTTACCAACTGTTAGCCATTGCCAGAAACCATAATATACTATAACTTGAACTTCTAGGCTTCTACCGTAGCAGCAATTTAACACTCAGAATAAATGTGAGACAAAGAATTAGCAAGAAAAGTGTTCATAGCAGTACTTAAGAAAGAAAGCTACTTATTTGTTGGCTTAAAGATGTAAAGGTATGGACATGAAGCTGCATCAATATTAATGTTTAGATACAGAAAATGTATCAGCTGCTGACCATCCACAGAAACCATTTCCTTTATGATTTCTAG
Protein-coding sequences here:
- the LOC118053574 gene encoding uncharacterized protein — its product is MEVRVSRHKHSNSDPFQTKVVADRQEPNNIFEEFCHLKSKKMRQREDGIEAKKRQSPNTEAQSSLKQEILDLQDRLQDQVLVRRALEKALNCRPFSHDIMTDKSIPKPAKELVKEIAVLELEVVYLERYLLSLYRKTFEKQVSFLPNKDERDHERFIMSSNTHKGMFPSVAGNENDIMSDKDHSADNASHLTSLTKERNDTRGPEKLLDSSIHRCHSSMSQRSIGTSPTTRSVARAVDSCHSLPLSMLELARNDTANAISLADYLGTSIRYDVPESPNWLSEEMIRRISTIFCELADPPLINPDCVSSKISISSSPNEFSSQGHGDTWSPQYGNYSSFNSSLDNPFHVGASKEFSGPYCSMVKVQRICRDTQKLRYIQHKLQDFRSLVCRLERVNPRKMKHDEKLAFWINVHNALVMHAYLVYGIPQNNMKRMSLILKAAYNVGGHTVSVDMIQNSILGCRLLRPGPWLRQLFSTKTKFKNGDGRKAYSIDHPEPRLYFALCAGSYSDPAVRAYTPKRVYEDLEAAKEEYIQSTFIVNKEKKLLLSKIVESFAKDLELCPAGLVEMIEHLLPNYLKKRIQECQYRKFGKKIEWIPHNFSFRYLLSKELA